A part of Arachis hypogaea cultivar Tifrunner chromosome 12, arahy.Tifrunner.gnm2.J5K5, whole genome shotgun sequence genomic DNA contains:
- the LOC140176800 gene encoding uncharacterized protein, whose amino-acid sequence MLQWVVELSKCDLKYETRTIIKSQYLTDFLAEYTGVQRDSTVWHIFVDGSSNKARSGARIILENEEETWIELLRKFEFPTSNYQAKYEAMLAGLRLAKEVRVAKIIVFSDSQVITTQLNETYQAKDPNMKKYLEETLEQLTQSQEAEVRHITRELNS is encoded by the coding sequence ATGCTACAATGGGTTGTGGAATTGTCCAAGTGCGATCTCAAATACGAAACTCGTACAAtaattaaatcacaatatttgacTGACTTTCTAGCCGAGTACACAGGAGTTCAAAGGGACTCTACAGTATGGCATATATTTGTAGATGGATCATCAAATAAAGCTAGAAGTGGAGCAAGAATTATTcttgagaatgaagaagaaacTTGGATAGAGCTCTTACGAAAATTCGAGTTTCCAACCTCCAACTATCAAGCGAAATATGAAGCCATGCTTGCTGGCTTGAGGCTAGCCAAAGAAGTCAGGGTAGCAAAAATCATAGTGTTTAGTGACTCTCAGGTAATAACTACTCAGCTGAATGAGacttaccaagccaaagatcccaatATGAAGAAGTACCTAGAAGAAACACTAGAACAGTTAACTCAATCTCAGGAAGCAGAGGTCAGGCACATAACTCGGGAATTGAATAGCTGA